A region of Malaciobacter marinus DNA encodes the following proteins:
- a CDS encoding glycosyltransferase, producing MRIAIIVRSLKYGGMERAACNQADAFYLAGHKADLIYFSNKAKELQPKEKGVGLIHLDLNSLLKKSFKGKVWDLLARVSNAFFRKTYPLVKGYYTSKIFEKEFNKIEKEQKYDLILIRGQGTFEQIWRFKDKRSVRICVNVSKKNYSTFIDKIMSKCYYNNVRVNCNSDGSKDFYIEKFKRENVKPISLDSIKNPFFTQKVIDLSNEDNKNIPKEPYILGLGRLVKTKNFELLIDSYVELKKKYNISHKLILVGDGDDKSYLENKCKDLKLENDVLFTGYESNPYPWIKNSEIIVFTSKMEGLSNVLIEAMCCKTRILITKSPGGMIEMMKGNLAYNIAQNDKTDIALKINTILIKNKEYYFNDYIKLLSLFEPSKVVDDWINIYTKKEYNV from the coding sequence ATGAGAATTGCAATAATTGTTAGAAGTTTAAAATATGGAGGTATGGAACGTGCTGCATGTAATCAAGCAGATGCTTTTTATTTAGCTGGTCACAAGGCAGATTTAATATATTTTTCTAATAAAGCAAAAGAGTTACAACCTAAAGAAAAGGGTGTAGGTTTGATTCATTTGGATTTAAATAGTTTATTAAAAAAGAGCTTTAAGGGTAAAGTTTGGGATTTATTAGCACGAGTATCAAATGCTTTTTTTAGAAAAACTTATCCACTTGTAAAAGGTTATTATACAAGTAAAATATTTGAAAAAGAATTTAATAAGATAGAAAAAGAACAAAAATATGACTTGATTTTGATAAGAGGACAGGGTACTTTTGAGCAAATTTGGCGTTTTAAAGATAAAAGAAGTGTAAGAATTTGTGTTAATGTTTCAAAAAAAAATTATTCTACTTTTATAGATAAAATAATGAGTAAGTGTTATTATAATAATGTAAGAGTGAATTGTAACTCAGATGGCTCAAAAGATTTCTATATAGAAAAATTTAAAAGAGAAAATGTAAAGCCAATATCTTTAGATTCTATTAAAAACCCTTTTTTTACACAAAAAGTAATTGACTTATCAAATGAAGATAATAAAAATATACCTAAAGAGCCTTACATATTAGGTTTAGGAAGACTTGTAAAAACTAAAAATTTTGAATTATTAATAGATAGTTATGTTGAATTGAAAAAAAAGTATAATATTTCACATAAATTAATACTTGTTGGAGATGGAGATGATAAATCTTATCTAGAAAATAAATGTAAAGATTTAAAATTGGAAAATGATGTTCTTTTTACTGGGTATGAAAGTAACCCTTATCCATGGATAAAAAATTCAGAAATAATAGTATTTACTTCAAAAATGGAAGGTTTATCAAATGTTTTGATTGAAGCTATGTGTTGTAAAACTAGAATACTTATTACAAAGTCACCTGGTGGTATGATTGAAATGATGAAAGGTAATTTAGCCTACAATATAGCACAAAATGATAAAACTGATATTGCTTTAAAAATTAATACTATATTGATAAAAAATAAGGAATATTATTTTAATGACTATATTAAGTTATTATCTTTGTTTGAACCTTCAAAAGTAGTAGATGATTGGATTAATATATATACTAAAAAGGAATATAATGTTTAA
- a CDS encoding polysialyltransferase family glycosyltransferase, translated as MFKDLDTLDKSRIYNIFIVRTPFQLINAYETKYFFKKNNAILIIIDNGTENNKHQLTNLIYDDVWEKVIRFGDENKSNFLNYIKLIKKLNKINIDSLFIGSGFNKMQQVLVANINSKYTCFFDSGTNTMTTYNAFVENNINFSALKKMRFKIFGLKTKIDKKIDFFTMFDLKELANHKIYKNNYEFMKNKFLDNSSNVETKEIYIIGQRFVNANILSADNYSDFLNKVCLYYKDYKINYLMHRTETDDFLIKYDFDKKMNIIKSEIPGELFFLSLKNRPKYIIGTVSTLLVSLKYIFPNIAVKSYKFDINSFNKNKELYTLEYDNLKKNKVEIINFEDSF; from the coding sequence ATGTTTAAAGACTTAGATACTTTGGATAAATCTAGAATTTATAATATTTTTATAGTAAGAACTCCTTTTCAACTTATAAATGCATATGAAACTAAATATTTTTTTAAAAAAAATAATGCAATTTTAATTATAATTGATAATGGAACTGAAAATAATAAACATCAATTAACAAATTTAATTTATGATGATGTTTGGGAAAAAGTTATTAGATTTGGAGATGAAAATAAGAGTAACTTTTTAAATTATATTAAGTTAATTAAAAAACTTAATAAAATCAATATTGATTCTTTATTTATTGGAAGTGGCTTTAATAAAATGCAGCAAGTCTTAGTTGCAAATATTAATTCAAAATATACTTGTTTTTTTGACTCAGGAACAAATACAATGACTACATATAATGCATTTGTAGAAAATAATATTAATTTTTCAGCGTTAAAGAAAATGAGATTTAAAATTTTTGGTTTAAAAACAAAGATTGATAAGAAAATTGATTTTTTTACAATGTTTGATCTAAAAGAACTTGCAAATCATAAAATATATAAAAATAATTATGAATTTATGAAGAATAAATTTTTAGATAATTCATCAAATGTAGAAACTAAAGAAATTTATATAATAGGACAGAGGTTTGTAAATGCTAATATTTTAAGTGCAGATAATTATTCTGATTTTTTAAACAAGGTATGTTTATATTACAAAGATTATAAGATTAATTATTTAATGCATAGAACAGAAACTGATGATTTTTTAATTAAATATGATTTTGATAAAAAAATGAATATAATAAAGAGTGAAATTCCTGGTGAATTATTTTTTCTATCTTTAAAAAATAGACCCAAGTATATCATTGGGACAGTATCTACTTTATTGGTTTCTTTAAAATATATTTTCCCTAATATTGCAGTTAAATCATATAAATTTGATATAAATTCATTTAATAAAAATAAAGAATTATATACTTTAGAATATGATAATTTAAAGAAGAATAAAGTAGAAATAATTAACTTTGAAGATAGTTTTTAA